A single region of the Arthrobacter sp. zg-Y820 genome encodes:
- a CDS encoding TetR/AcrR family transcriptional regulator → MEELRELAEGSAGPPATERKRDPERTRAEILKVSTEVFAAEGYSGARVDEIAARTRTTKRMIYYYFGSKEQLYLEVLKSAYGGIRAAERAIHVGSLGPIEAVRRLAELTYDHHVRHSDFIRLVMIENIHRGVFIRQIESIRGLVAPAVGLLEEILERGREEGVFRHDVDAFDVHLVISAYCVFQVANQYTFGHLFGRDLHAPPLSDHLRTLLGNVVVAWLAAKE, encoded by the coding sequence GTGGAGGAACTTAGAGAACTGGCCGAGGGTTCCGCCGGGCCGCCCGCAACGGAACGGAAGCGGGATCCGGAACGCACGCGGGCCGAAATTCTGAAGGTCTCCACCGAAGTGTTTGCGGCGGAGGGCTACTCGGGAGCACGGGTGGATGAGATTGCCGCGAGAACCCGCACGACAAAGCGCATGATCTACTACTACTTCGGCAGCAAGGAACAGCTCTATCTCGAGGTGCTGAAGAGTGCCTACGGCGGCATCCGTGCTGCGGAACGTGCCATCCATGTCGGGTCGCTGGGCCCCATCGAGGCAGTGCGCCGCCTGGCGGAGCTGACCTATGACCACCATGTACGGCACAGCGATTTCATCCGGCTGGTGATGATCGAGAACATCCACCGCGGCGTGTTCATCCGACAAATTGAATCGATCCGGGGACTCGTTGCGCCGGCCGTCGGCCTGCTGGAGGAAATCCTGGAGCGCGGCCGTGAGGAGGGAGTCTTCCGGCACGATGTGGACGCCTTTGACGTGCATCTGGTCATCAGCGCCTACTGCGTCTTCCAGGTCGCGAACCAATACACTTTTGGCCATCTCTTCGGAAGAGACCTGCATGCGCCGCCGCTCAGCGACCATCTCCGAACTCTGCTTGGAAATGTGGTGGTGGCTTGGCTGGCAGCCAAAGAGTGA